The window GAATTTAAGCATCTATATCGACGTGTGGTGTTCACTGAACGGAAGATTCCAACAGAGAATGTTTGATCCGAACGTCGACTTGTTGACAGTAGATTGGCATCCGTTTAAGCCCATCTCGTTTTTAATGCCCCTATTGTCGCAATATAATTCGTACAGGTACGAACAAACATAGTCTATCTAACAACTGAAAAGCCATAATCTGCTCTATTGCACACTGCATACAGGTACAAACTGGAAGAAATTCAACAGCACGTCTATACCTGGTCCAACGATACAGATGTTCTTTTCGTGGCTGATTTTCCAGGAATGCATTTGGATAATTACATTTCGAAAAACTTCACCAATGTTACTTTAACGGTGCTCGAAGGAGAGGTGATATACAGCGACAAGAATCAGAGTAAAGGAGTTATAATCTCAAAAGAATCATCGATTCCTATTAAAACTGGccaatttcataaaataaagacAATCAGCACTTATCCAGCTTGCTACATGTACACTTACACCAATCGAAACAAACAGCAATCGGATAAAGACAGGTATTATACTTAAGTATTTTGCAAATAAGTACATTTACAAATGCTTATTGTCAAACAGTAATATCCTATTTCGTTTCGTCAAATATTTGCTTATTCTTGAAGAGATTTTTTCAAACATATGTTTAAAAATGCGGTTCTTatattattcaagaaaattttctatcttgtttggaatattaaaattgaatttattaattaataattgtttttcAGGATAATTGAACTGGAGGATCAGAGAAAGCCCCTTCCAATAGGGAAAGAAATCAGCTATAAAATTGACGCGTGGTTGAGGTCCTTTGGTCACATAACAAATGCATTTTTCTATCTAGTTTATAACGTTCCTATGGTGCGTAGGGTGCCGGTTAATAAATAATGTCAATTGGAATTTACTGCATCAATGAACTGATCGTAGATTTTCTAAAGTTTTAGATACACGTTAAAATTGTagagaatttattttcttatcttaTAATTGAACAAATGTGTTCAGTGATAATCTTACTTTAATGCAAATGGTAATATAGaaacttttatatatttatatttcataagtatacttttttatttatataaaaattgttttcatATATAGAATTAATGTTTATGCAAGTTTATGAGAAATGTAACGGATGTGCAATGTGTTCagtgataataattttatttgaatgcaAACGAGAAATAGAGATTTTTATATacttaaattttagaaaaattctttttttatttaaatgtatgTTTACAAAAAATCACAAATAAGAAATGCAATAAGTTTTTCAGAAATGTTTCTCTTACCTGTATTCCAAAGtcgtggaaaataaaattacagaaaGCTATTTGCGACAGACGAATCACTAATCGTTAACGAGCATATTAAATCGAAGACATAGCAGTCGTAACTATGTCAACCACATCCAGATAGACATAATACATCATGCGACTAATAATACACTGGAATCGGTCTCTCCTGTTctcaaacaaattaaaaaaacgaAACCGTGGTAAAATTAATCTCGAAGACGTTGAACTTGACGGGTGTAGAAACGTAGATAAATGGTCAGTAGCCTTTTTCGATTACCCGTCGTTGCACGGTTTTCTCGTCAAAATTAACAAAACGTCGATAACCACCGATTTCGGTAATTTAATGACCCGATAAGGAACTtctgattatttaattaaaatctttaaaGCCGGATCGTAAGGTTCTCGGGGATGAAACGCAAGAGGCGGAAGCTAAAAATTGCACGACTACGCGAAAATTTCATACGATTCGTGCCGTGGTAATAAACTCCTTCGTCTGATAAGCTGTAAGTAAATGCATCCGGTAAATCTGATAGTCGTGCCAGTAACGTAGCAACATTTCGAGCAACCCAGATGATCCATTTGTTTTTCTTACGTAACTCAAACAACGTGGTGCCATCTGTTCGGTTTGCAACgctatttttattgtatttcaacAAACGTACTGATAGAGACGATTTTCGAGGACGATTTCGAGCTATCGGTTTCGAAACCCTCAATCCTATTTTCATTCGCTCGTAAACATTGCTGATAAGCGAGCTGTGGCTACCTTTTTAACTTCACCGAAACGTTTCACGAAACTCTGATtttgttgaatgaaatttttagaaaatttcttctGTGATAAATAAAGAATACTCGAAACAAATAACTCGCGCGGATTGTGAGATGAGCGGCGAAGAATTGAAGATTTCTTCTCGACCAAGAGAATGAGAGCAAGTGAATCAGCTGACGTTATCATTATCATATCACAACCATCCGAATCGTCAGTAGCGTTGGCACGACCATAGCTGATTGGATTGTTGCTTATCTAGATACGTGGCAGGGGAAGAAGAATGTCGACTGTCAGTCGCTCGTGCACCATTCTTCACTGTGGATTTTGATGGAAAAAAATATCGCAACTATGTAGTGGAATTGCATTTGTGATAAATTAGTTGAAACAACGGTGAAGGTAGATAGAAAAGGAGTAATCGATCAAGAGTTCGAATGTGTTTGTCTAACACAGTAATGTAATAGTGAAATCAAGTAAGATTTCTGAAgaaaaaatttgtgaaaaatttGTGAATGATTGTAAGAAATAGTAATGAAACTTGAAACGCCGATACGAGCGATAGTTATCTATCGAGATAAGAAAAATTGTTGATCATTTGGATCGTGCAATTAGTTTTGGACAGTTTTGGAGTGTAACAAGTGGTTGGTgactttcaattattttacatttatgtAAGAAACTGCatgtaaagggttaaaattaattttcagagcAAACAATGTCTGACGATGAAAACTATGATTCGAAGTCCACGGATCCTCTTCTGGAGGATCTCGATAAACTCGGTTGTGGGTCTAATTTCCTCTGGATGATATTCATTTTCACGTTAACACCGACGATATTCAATGGAATGCATTCCATGTCCTACATATTCATAGCCGATGTAAAACAATTTAACTCTTATACATTCAAAGAAACTAAAGCTATCATTATCTTCAATAATTCATGTGTATTTTCAAATAGGTCCCTCCTCATTGGTGTGCAGTACCAACTTTGACAGCAGCTAATTGGACTGACGAAGAAATAAGAAACATATCCTCCGCCAGTTCGTGTACCATGTATAATTACGATTATGAATATTTCGCGCAGATTGGATTCCACGAAGCATTAGAATACAAAATTTCGCATACTATTCCCGAAACGGCATCCTGCGAAACAAGGACTTTCGCAAAGGATACCGATAGAACTTCCATCGTTGAAGACGTAAGTGGCtcaaatctttttcttttttttaatacagggtgtttcgtttaaaacaggccacctaaatatcttctctatctctgaaaatacaaaaaatgtttctgacgtaatctaaatggtttcaaaagacaaatcagatggaagaaccgttttttataaattgtaattttttaatcgtttttttgaggtcactcgtgtttaaattttagagtCCACGGTCACTTCAAGGTCGTGCTATTAAACATAGATGAATGCACAATAATATTTGCTATAacatacaacaacaaaaaaggTGTACATACGTAAAAAACATGAGTAAcctagaaaaaacgattaaaaaattacaatttataaaaaacgatccttccatctgattcgtcttttgaaaccatttagattacgtcagtaacatttttttttattttcagagatagaggggCTATTTAGGTGgcttgttttaaacgaaacaccctgtataataactAGGAAATTGATATAATTTCAAAGCACATATATCactcaaaataaaaatgtttagatTGATTGACAGTTTAAAATGATTTTCCCCTGTTTTGAAAGCGTATGGAATGAAAATTCATGGTTGTCAAACATATGAAATGTGACACAATACGTATAACATTGATGCCATAGGCATCAAATTTGACCTGCAATTGGTGCAACATTCCAATTTCTGCTGCAATTGCTGCAACATTCTAATTTGACCAGCACCCGCTTTAACGCGTGATTACTAACGAAGTTGACAAATAATTAGGAGAAAACCTGTTAATCGAGTTTCAAATCATTTCAGTGGGATTTGGTATGCGACAAGAGTGCAGCCCGTTCCAGCACCCATACAATCTTGTCTCTTGGAAAGTTATTTGGTAGCATTTTCTTTGGAATGTTCGCGGACAAATATGGCCGGAAAATCAGTTACGTCATAGGTATAATATTCTTGATCGTCTCTGGTCCACTTGGCGCTGTCGTTCCTTGGTATTGGGGCTTTATGATCTCCAGATTATTCAATGGCATTAGCCATGCAGCCATACAGTATTCTTCGTTTACCATACGTAAGTTTTCCACTAAATTTTACCAGCTCCattgattttcaaaattgcagtattttaattttgaaatgcaTGGGGGTTACAGTAACAGAGGTGGCAGGTGAAAAGCACAGACAATGGATGGGAATTGCCTATAACGTCGGCTATGCTTCAGGAACAGTAATCGTACCGGGTATAGCTTATTTGTTGCACGAGTGGAGATACATTCAACTAACGATATCTCTACCAGCTCTATTATTACTGATACATATGTGGTATGTTAATAGTTGCACGTTACTTGAACATTAAATCGAAGCAAGTATCAAGAATATTGTTATCTCGAAGACTTTGATCTCACCGCTGTGTAGGAgattagataattaaaagttcaatGATTTATGACGAGAGATTAGATTTATAGAAATGCAATATTTTTCTCCGAAGATAGAGATCTTTTTTTCTATTGTATGAAGGTTGTATTAGGTTCTTTCAGAAAGAAATTCTCTGAATTTATTTAGGTTCATGCCAGAATCTCCGAGATGGTTGATAGCTCACAATCGACGACACGAAGCGAAGATATTAATTGACAAAGCGAGCAAGAAGAATTGCAATGCAACAGTGACAGTGGCCACTGTTATACAAGATCAAGAATTTAAAGATTCTAATGATTTGGTTATGACGGTAAAGACAACCGAGAATTCTGTCAAAGAGCAGTTACGTAAAAACATCAAAGGGTTTGGAGTGTTAATTACTAACAGCGAGCTGAGAAAGCGAATTCTTATTACGAATTTCACTTGGATGGTCGCCTCGCTTTGTTACTACGCTTTAGGTAATCCTCagtaattaatcaattatacCTATTCAATGATATCTGAACTTCATAATTAAATCTTTTCAGCATTGAACGTGAACAATTTCTCAACGAACCGATACATTTACGTGATGGTAATGGGACTGACAGAAATACCAGCTTACCTGATAACAACGCCAATTTTGATGTTTACGGGTCGACGAACCGGATGTGCAGCTCTGTACATCGTTGCATCTATCTGTCTTTTATGCATTCTTACGATACCTACAACAGAAAGCGACACGATTATGATTATCTCTTTAATTGGAAGGTTTAGCGTGTCTTCTGGTTATGGTATCGCTATTTTGTACAGTTCAGAGCTTTTCCCTACGGTGAGAACAATTATACATATGTTACGAAGACAGTggctttgtttaaaaatttagagAGCTTAAAAATAAGTAAATTCATCAGGTTTTAACAATCGATCCGCGATCGTTACGTTGCGGACTcagcagtgaaagggttaaatttcacCAATCTCGTTTGAAAGTCACCGTGCTCGTAACTCAGCATTTCGGTCGCCTTCAATTAACTCTTGTCAACATTTTTCCCGATTTTTTACGATTACTCTGGGAACAGGTCTGCAGAAACTCAGCGGTCGGAACGAATTCCGCGATGTCCCATGTCGGAAGCGTGGCTGCACCTTACGTAGCTGATTTATTGGGGGCGATTGTCTGGTGGGGACCGACCACTCTTTGCGGTGCTTTAGCTCTGTTGGCGGGTCTGTTTTGTGCGATATTGCCGGAAACGCGTGGTAGACCGTTGGCTAACACTGTCGACGAGGAAATCACGGAAGAACGGGACAATGTGTCGCTGACCAACTGCTGGAAATGTAGATGAGACGATAATGACCCTCCTCGATAATGTGTTCTCAAGTCCAGTGTTATAATAGCGGACATACTTTTTTACtgtttttataaaaacttttaatATGACGAATATAGAAATTGATGTATTTGAACCTTTTACTGCCcagttttttgaaaaatattttttgaaattgttgaatgtaaataaaattgtcTAAAATGTGGATTCTGTGGAGACTGTAGATTTTCggagaatgaaatttattatgaaTGAACATAAATTTCAGAGATCACTTgtgaaattgtttttataaaaattttattataaaaagaattgaaataaataaatattgatttataCCAATGGATTCTTCTTCCCATTTGTCAAGACCCTATTCGTTACTCGTTTTGTTCATATTAGAAACTTAAAGAGGACCTGTTAAGATCAATTATATCTCATAATCGATGCATTCAGTAATGCATAGGCAGATAAAATTAATCAGTGAGAATCATAGATACGATTGCTATGCATTCTAATGCAATCAGCTTACAATTCTCGGTTCGCCAGATGGTCACATCTGTCGTTTCCGTACAGAACATCAACGAGACATGTCCACTACAAAATTGAAGATCACGAGTGTCTTCGACCAAGCATTTAAACAGCTACTaaggtattatataaaaattttcaattttattaatcaatGAAATGCTTTTCATATTAAGATTAATGAAAGTTAGCTTTGGCCAAGTTCCAATTTCAAAAACGATTGAATATATTCGAGCATGATGATAGTTATAAAAAAatcactttaattattaatgaattcAGTTTTGCATGGCGAAAACTTCTAGCGGCTGTTCTGACGTTGGGTATCACGGTATTTGTGATATGGCTACGCTACAAATTATTGTCCTCAAATTCAGAAGCGACAAAGAACATTCTATGGAAGCAGAATTTGCCACATGTTCCACAAACCTCCAACAACACCATTCAACAGAGAATCACCTCTTACTGTCAAAGTCGAGACTGCAAAAGCATCAGTTGCTCATCGATCCCGAAGAGCCTCGATCCTGGAACGGAAGCGTCCAATTTCATCGAAACCGATTTCAAGGTATTTCTAAAGCGACAATCAAAACAACCTATCACAGCCGCGCGTTCTAGTTCGCCTACGCGATATTCTATTGAGAAATGTTTTACCTAGATCGACTGCAAGAACGTTGAAATCATAAAGCTGTCGTTTAACGACTGCAAATTCCCCGAGAACAAACTGCGAAGGAACTGGCTGAGTACCAACGTGTCGATCGACGAGCTGACGTTCCAAAGCTGTTCCCTGGATGAAATCGAGGACGATATTTTCTCCGATTCCATTTATAAAAGTACCAAGAAGATCATAATGATCAGCAACCAGCTGCATTCCCTACGTAGAGGGATGTTTCATCATTTGGAATCATTGAACGAGCTCACCATTCAAAATAACACCATCAGATTCGCTGAATTCAATTTGCTCGCAGATGTGGCGAATTCTTTGAACGTTCTTGAACTATCTGGCGCTATAAACAATCGAGAGACATTACGAAATATCACTGGAGGAAGTGTGCCCATGTCGAAGCTTCTAATCCTATCGTTAAGAGAAAATTCTATAGGCACGATTGAACGTGAGTTGTTTATAGGAGTACCATCAGTGACATCTCTTTATTTGGATAACTCTAAAGTCGAGACAGTTGCACAAGACACTCTCGAACCAATGGCTTCCTctataattcaattatttctaaACAGCAACAATATCGTCACTTTGCCAGAGGGTCTCTTCGACTCCATAATTAAATTCAGACAAGCATTTCATCTAACAGCAACGGATAACCCTTGGCACTGCAATTGCAGTCTGAAATGGATACAGGATCACGTTGGAACTTCGTCGAGCATAGTGATCGGTTCTCCAATTTGCAAGACACCGGAGATAAATGCCGGGAAATCATTCACGAAAGCTAACTTTTGTTATCAATCAAACACCACCAGCTCTGTTCCACCTGTCACGAGTACCGAGTCCACGAAATCAACCAAGCATGACCGCAGTTCAACGACGACTCTTACGACTAAACCAACCAAGGAAATCATTAATTTGACCTGCAATTTTGCAAGTATCTTCCTGCAATCTGGTATAAGATTACGTAAGTTGATGTCGAACGACTTCCTCCAGATTCGTTCGCAGTTTCCTCATTTCTACATCTCCAGGGACCTGGATCAAGGTGTACTCGTCAATCTCCCGGATCTCGATCAACCGGTCACGTTGCTGTGGTTCAACAACGATGACGTTGAGAACTCGCTGAGCTGTGTGAAGAACGTGAAACACTCTTATCTCGTGCAAAATATCGATCCTCAGACCACATACACGATATGTTTGCTAGATGATAACGAGAACACTGTATCATCCCCTTTGAACTGCTTGGCAGTGACCACGAGTCCGACGTACGAATACAGAACCTGGCTGACAAATGCGAATAAGAGTTTAGTTTTCTGTGTATCAATTTTCTCATTGATTGTCTTATTTCTCATGGGAGCCGTCATCGCACTTTTGATGGTAAGAAGACACCCTATTCTTCTTCGAGGTAGCAAACGACTGATGTTTGTGAAACGGAGGAACGTGGATGCTATTGTTCTTCCTAAAGGTATCGACATCGACGAAGAGAAGCCAAGGAATAACGTTTCGTTTGATCAAAAGTTTCACGAGGATGAATACATCACACCCTTGCCTCCGGCGTCAATTCCAGTCCCTAGGAGATCCAGGGTGTCCAGAATTAGCGTCCAGAGCGATTGGCACAGTTACGTGTCCCAGATCGAACCAAATGATACACCGTTGGAATATTGGAGGTTTGCACGTTTAAACAGCGAATTGGAGAAACCGAAATCCGAAGCCCCGCCGTTACCACCCCATCGGAAGAACGCTGTTCCATCCTTGTCTATGGCTGTGGAATCGAATGGAGATGGGTACTACCCCAGTGTTTGACcctcgaatttttaaataaaaggctATTGgagttttattatttaaaaaaaatgaatttagaaATCAATCGATTTCAAGATAGAAATCAATACTTGTGGTTGCTGATTTCATTATCAACCGCTATTGTGATTTTTTCTGTGACACTGATACTTAATACCAGTAGTGGGTGTCAACTGTGACATTGTATCGCAGCCATTAACAGTCACAGCAGCGGTTTCTAATGAAATTAGCCAAGTTCAAGTGTATTCTATTGAATTTCCAACTCATTTCCTTAGACAATCCAACCTTTTATCCTAAACAATGTATCAAGTGGAAACGTACTACTTTCCGAGCATTTCAATATGTCTAtgaattagaatatttattcCGTTACaagttaattgaaaataattgaacgaAAGTTTCGAAATCCTTTCTGCACGCGTCAAAGACGTATTGTACGTTTTGCAAAcgggaaaataaataattcttgtcTCATCGTTCCGAATCCCATTAAATCTGGCGTACAGCCCAGCGGCACCTGTGTCAATGTCAATTTCAACGATCCAGCCTTGTAACGTGAAAGCCATCGTTCTTGGTGAAagtaaataaacaaaaataaacctGTCTACATAGAGTGATATGTATGTAACGTAAGCTTATTATGTTaactctatttttttatttaattgaataaacAGGAAACCACTTTAATACTTAACAAcaatagtaaaaaatattatatagaaaATTGGCTGAAAAATGCATTTAAATTTCTTTGTGGAATATTTGTAGATCTTTGTGGATTCATTTTCATATGTCTGAACGCTTCCAAACTAAACAATAACTTTGATTATTATCATTGGCCAGTCTCCGCTAtcgtttatttttaatcattaggTCAGTAGTTCGTCGCAACATCGAAGCTCTATCTGATTGGCTAAAGAGGTCACTTAGAACCGATGCACGTTTCTAGGAGTAGCTGCCAGGTGAACTTTTTTACACCAGCTAGCTGCTGGCAATCTACTGCAATCCTCTAAAAGGACGCAATGCCAATATCAAACCGCTGTACTGGGTTTGGACCCGGTGCAATCGGGTATAATCGTTTGCGTGCTCGCCCACCGCCGCCGCGTGGAAACGACCGGCTTTCTACGGCTACTGCCAATCGCAGTTCCGGATTTGCGTGAGCTTGACATTGCCAAATGATGTAACCACGACGTAACTCGTTCCCTTTCCTGCTTCGTGGCAACCCGTCGCTTTTCGATCACGCTCGATGAATCACGATGAAATTGTCGTGAAAGGTGCAACgactttcattctttttttcatttacaataataattagcCGAGTTGTTTTCAAACGAACGGTATAGATAGCGAAATTTTATCGAATCATTATCGATTCCATGCCGTTCTATGCTGGAAATTTAATTTGTACAACTTTTATATAGGGATGAATGTCTTGAAAGTGGAAATATGTAAAAGTAttgttttgttaaaattttcctaTCTTTAagttattttaatcatttcctACGTCAAGGAAATATGAACGATTGGAATTGACAACTAGCTACTCGAAAATATGATTTGATAGGATGTAAACAATTATACAGGGAGAAACAGTAATTTGTCATTCAATGATTGCATCAATGGAACGTACGTTTCGCAAATCTTTAACCATGAAAGGGTACCGATTAAGAATCTTTTTATAGTGCCTTCGAGACGATACATGATTGGTGATTACCTGTCGACGTTAATAAGAATGCGTGATTGCATCGGTGCAGCTCTACTAATTAGTTTACTAAGCCTCAGTGTGACATTTCCATCGGTACAGTAAGTTGTTCAGAAGCGATTGCACAGAagggaaataattattttctgtgATACTGTGATTAGTTCGAACGATCGTTTTTGTTCATTTATGGATTCACCGAGCGCAATGGTAATTATCAAGAATCGGAACGTTAGACAAAACGGGATTAAACACAAAATTCTGTAACACAATTGTGTGTGATACTATATCAGTGATAGAGTATTAAAACGTTGACTGTCATGGTGGAAATAGATACGtgtaataaaatgtattatcaTCAAAGTGATAAGGATACGAGtagttaattatcaaatttaaatttccaaattactaCACTTTGCATTATTAATGTGACAGTAGTGCTATTATATGAAATAGTAAACGTCCACAGTAGTCAACgtgtaaaattttaaagtttacTTAATTTTATGATTCTAACATTAACCTAAAGTGATCTCTTCTTTCCTTACAGGACGATATTCAACTGAGCAAGGATCAAATAGCACGTGAGTATCCCATTACGAATCGATACCTATTATATTTCAACAAACTCTATCGAACAAATCAATTATTGCAGAGTTGAAAATGGGTTTCGAAGCTTTCGATCCGGACAAGAAAGGTTCCATCACCTCGGACACCGTTGGTACAATTCTCGGAATGATGGGAATGAAGATCCCAACGCAACAATTATTGGAGGTCATTGCCGAGTTCGACCCATTTGGTGAGTTAACACTACAGAAACTAccaaaaatttctaaatgaaaaaagaaagaaaaatcaggGTAACTTTTCTATCTGAAGGATCGGGAGAACTGAGCTTCCAAGAATTCTGTGGATTGGCCTCCAGATTCATGGAGGAGGACACAGACACCGAGGCGATGCAGCAAGAATTGCGAGAAGCCTTTCGTCTGTATGACAAAGAAGGAAACGGTTACATCACCACCGATGTGTTCAGAGACATTCTTCACGAATTGGACGATGCGCTCTCCCCTGAGGAGCTTGACATGATCATTGATGAGGTGGACGCCGATGGATCTGGCACGGTCGATTTCGAAGGTACATATGCGTATTATTCGACATTCTGTTTGTCCAACAAGAGCGTAGATTGACGTGGAATTCAAAAATGTTTACATAATCCAGAAGTACTCTCAAAAATAGTAAAAGATTCTTTCCTTTTCTAAATTCGTAAGATTTCTCTACCCTCAAATCTAGGACCACAGCTATGTCTATTACGCTCTTATTGAACAAACCGTACATTAGGGTGCAAAGTAGACTTCTTCTGGGTAagaacaagctaaagtgaactaaaGCGAGATTTGCTCTAGAGCCAACTCTTTTTCGGCCATTTTTGGTCAGaccggaagtggcaaaaaaagaaaaaaaaaagaaaaattttttggccattcgttgagattttgacccactaaacacaatggcgtaagaattttttcgataactcttaccgtgtagcctgtacaaaagtgacaggaAGTCTAAATGCTATAACCCCCTTctaaagattttcaatcttacgaTTAGATACGGATTGGCTAATAAATGTACGAAGAGAAAAGCACCCATCGCTTGCCTTGTATTTGGAAAGTACCCAAGGAAAACTTAGGAAAAGCATAATCTAAACTCTTAAGTAAAGGAAGCCTACATTGCACCTGAGTGTACATTCGTCTCGAATTACTCCCAGAAAGTCAGCTCGTAATACATCGAACATGACGCGATTCGCATTTCAGAATTCATGGAGGTCATGACAGGCTAAATTATCACCTTGGCACGATGCGGCAAGCACAAACGACCGCGACTTGCCCGGTTCCTACGTACGAAAACTGCAATTTACACGAGATGTATGCACACCGTTGGCAAAGTATATGAAGTTAAAGGTTCGTAGGTGATGTTCGTTAAGACGAACGAGAAGGAACACGATGTTGTCGGTATAGCTGAGAAAGTATTTCTGCCCTGTTCCTCACTTTCGGACTCACAATCGGCTGAAATGTATTTCTATCTATACCGGAATTAACCGCACGATTCGGGGTCGTATGTAGAAACAGGTTTATATCGACGGATATAAATTGACGTTTCTATCTTAAATCCTTCCTACAATTTTtcgtaaagaaaattaattgttttaagAAGAGAATGAAAGATCGTACGAAGTTTGGTATTGCGATTGAGTCCATTAAAATTTGAGAGATCTTGTTAACTTTACACTTTGCCTGCgatacatattatttaaaaaaaaaaaaacctgtaCCTACATGTAAGTCAACACAACCGTACAAAAAATATAAGACGAGaaataaaagtacaaaaaaatagcaaagataatttgtctctttcatTTATTCTACTGATCGT is drawn from Osmia lignaria lignaria isolate PbOS001 chromosome 14, iyOsmLign1, whole genome shotgun sequence and contains these coding sequences:
- the LOC117605690 gene encoding organic cation transporter protein, encoding MSDDENYDSKSTDPLLEDLDKLGCGSNFLWMIFIFTLTPTIFNGMHSMSYIFIADVPPHWCAVPTLTAANWTDEEIRNISSASSCTMYNYDYEYFAQIGFHEALEYKISHTIPETASCETRTFAKDTDRTSIVEDWDLVCDKSAARSSTHTILSLGKLFGSIFFGMFADKYGRKISYVIGIIFLIVSGPLGAVVPWYWGFMISRLFNGISHAAIQYSSFTILTEVAGEKHRQWMGIAYNVGYASGTVIVPGIAYLLHEWRYIQLTISLPALLLLIHMWFMPESPRWLIAHNRRHEAKILIDKASKKNCNATVTVATVIQDQEFKDSNDLVMTVKTTENSVKEQLRKNIKGFGVLITNSELRKRILITNFTWMVASLCYYALALNVNNFSTNRYIYVMVMGLTEIPAYLITTPILMFTGRRTGCAALYIVASICLLCILTIPTTESDTIMIISLIGRFSVSSGYGIAILYSSELFPTVCRNSAVGTNSAMSHVGSVAAPYVADLLGAIVWWGPTTLCGALALLAGLFCAILPETRGRPLANTVDEEITEERDNVSLTNCWKCR
- the LOC117605633 gene encoding uncharacterized protein LOC117605633, which codes for MSTTKLKITSVFDQAFKQLLSFAWRKLLAAVLTLGITVFVIWLRYKLLSSNSEATKNILWKQNLPHVPQTSNNTIQQRITSYCQSRDCKSISCSSIPKSLDPGTEASNFIETDFKIDCKNVEIIKLSFNDCKFPENKLRRNWLSTNVSIDELTFQSCSLDEIEDDIFSDSIYKSTKKIIMISNQLHSLRRGMFHHLESLNELTIQNNTIRFAEFNLLADVANSLNVLELSGAINNRETLRNITGGSVPMSKLLILSLRENSIGTIERELFIGVPSVTSLYLDNSKVETVAQDTLEPMASSIIQLFLNSNNIVTLPEGLFDSIIKFRQAFHLTATDNPWHCNCSLKWIQDHVGTSSSIVIGSPICKTPEINAGKSFTKANFCYQSNTTSSVPPVTSTESTKSTKHDRSSTTTLTTKPTKEIINLTCNFASIFLQSGIRLRKLMSNDFLQIRSQFPHFYISRDLDQGVLVNLPDLDQPVTLLWFNNDDVENSLSCVKNVKHSYLVQNIDPQTTYTICLLDDNENTVSSPLNCLAVTTSPTYEYRTWLTNANKSLVFCVSIFSLIVLFLMGAVIALLMVRRHPILLRGSKRLMFVKRRNVDAIVLPKGIDIDEEKPRNNVSFDQKFHEDEYITPLPPASIPVPRRSRVSRISVQSDWHSYVSQIEPNDTPLEYWRFARLNSELEKPKSEAPPLPPHRKNAVPSLSMAVESNGDGYYPSV
- the TpnCIIIb gene encoding troponin C type IIIb yields the protein MDSPSAMDDIQLSKDQIAQLKMGFEAFDPDKKGSITSDTVGTILGMMGMKIPTQQLLEVIAEFDPFGSGELSFQEFCGLASRFMEEDTDTEAMQQELREAFRLYDKEGNGYITTDVFRDILHELDDALSPEELDMIIDEVDADGSGTVDFEEFMEVMTG